The following proteins come from a genomic window of Sporohalobacter salinus:
- the purQ gene encoding phosphoribosylformylglycinamidine synthase subunit PurQ, with product MKFAVVTFPGSNCDQDCYHVVNEVLEEPTDMLWHDNTADLSEYDCVILPGGFSYGDYLRTGAIARFSPMMESVIEYAKNGGLVIGICNGFQILLEAGLLPGAMKINNSLKFVCKHIDLEVVNAETPFTNQCSEGELLNVPVAHGEGNYHIDEAGLQELINNDQIVVKYNNENPNGSMANIAGICNKEKNIFGLMPHPERCSESILGNGSDDGYKIFASILEYVTKRGENNGR from the coding sequence ATGAAATTTGCAGTCGTAACCTTTCCTGGATCTAATTGTGACCAGGATTGCTACCATGTAGTTAATGAAGTTTTAGAAGAGCCTACTGATATGTTATGGCATGATAATACAGCAGATCTATCTGAGTATGATTGTGTAATTTTACCTGGAGGATTTTCATATGGTGATTATCTCAGAACCGGTGCTATTGCCCGTTTTTCTCCTATGATGGAGTCAGTAATTGAGTATGCTAAAAATGGAGGTTTAGTAATTGGGATCTGTAATGGGTTTCAAATTTTATTGGAAGCTGGCTTATTACCGGGAGCTATGAAAATTAATAATAGTTTGAAATTCGTCTGTAAACATATTGATTTAGAAGTTGTCAATGCTGAGACTCCTTTTACTAATCAATGTAGTGAAGGTGAATTGTTAAATGTTCCGGTAGCGCATGGAGAAGGAAATTATCATATTGATGAAGCGGGTTTACAGGAATTAATTAATAATGACCAGATAGTAGTTAAATATAATAATGAGAATCCTAATGGTTCTATGGCTAATATAGCTGGAATTTGTAATAAGGAAAAGAATATATTTGGTTTAATGCCGCATCCAGAACGCTGTTCTGAATCTATTTTAGGGAATGGCTCTGATGACGGTTATAAAATCTTTGCTTCAATTTTGGAATATGTGACTAAGAGAGGTGAGAATAATGGTCGATAA